A single genomic interval of Aegicerativicinus sediminis harbors:
- the hemW gene encoding radical SAM family heme chaperone HemW: MAGIYIHIPFCKQACFYCDFHFSTSLKHSGDMVEALMKEIQLRKLEVNEPIETIYFGGGTPSLFGKEAFDSLFQSLYNEFEISESAEITLEANPDDLSEEKIRELSNSPINRLSIGVQSFFPEHLKLMNRAHTTDQAHSSLKLATKYFENITVDLIYGIPKMTIDEWDYNLNQVLRYNIPHISCYALTVEPNTALASFIKKGTYPPVDETVALTHFDYLRKKSRSNGFVHYEISNLGLPGYFSKHNTSYWKGDIYLGIGPSAHSFDGIQRSWNISNNVKYLKAIKEGQLPSETEQLSITDRYNEYIMTGLRTIWGVSLTEVENRFGEMYTQFLMSEAQPKIEASILKFETGKLSVLENSRFLSDGIASDLFYIDDQ, from the coding sequence TTGGCAGGCATCTACATCCATATTCCATTCTGTAAACAGGCATGTTTTTACTGTGATTTCCATTTTTCGACTTCCTTGAAGCATTCAGGAGACATGGTTGAAGCTTTAATGAAGGAAATCCAACTTCGAAAACTCGAGGTTAATGAACCAATTGAAACCATTTATTTTGGTGGAGGTACGCCAAGTTTGTTTGGTAAAGAAGCATTTGATTCTCTATTTCAATCGCTTTATAATGAATTTGAAATCAGCGAATCTGCTGAAATAACACTCGAGGCAAACCCAGATGACCTTTCAGAGGAGAAAATAAGGGAGTTATCAAATTCACCCATAAATCGACTCAGTATTGGGGTGCAGAGTTTTTTCCCTGAACACTTAAAGTTAATGAACCGCGCTCATACTACAGATCAGGCACATTCAAGTTTAAAATTGGCAACCAAGTATTTTGAGAATATAACAGTCGATTTAATTTACGGAATACCGAAAATGACAATTGATGAATGGGATTATAATCTTAATCAAGTTTTAAGATATAACATTCCACATATATCTTGTTATGCCTTAACTGTGGAACCGAATACGGCGTTGGCGTCATTTATCAAAAAAGGGACATATCCACCTGTCGATGAAACGGTTGCTTTAACTCATTTCGATTATTTAAGAAAAAAGTCAAGGAGTAACGGATTTGTGCATTATGAAATTTCAAATTTGGGATTGCCAGGCTATTTTTCAAAACACAACACCAGTTACTGGAAAGGGGATATCTATTTAGGAATAGGGCCATCTGCGCATTCATTTGACGGTATTCAGCGTTCATGGAACATAAGTAATAATGTCAAATACCTTAAGGCGATCAAAGAAGGTCAACTGCCTTCTGAAACTGAGCAGTTGTCTATTACAGATCGTTACAATGAATATATTATGACTGGATTGCGCACAATATGGGGTGTGTCCTTAACTGAAGTTGAAAATAGGTTTGGTGAAATGTATACTCAGTTTTTGATGAGTGAGGCCCAGCCTAAAATTGAAGCATCTATTCTTAAGTTCGAGACAGGTAAATTGAGTGTTTTGGAGAATTCACGTTTTCTGTCCGACGGCATAGCCTCCGATCTTTTTTATATAGATGACCAATAA
- a CDS encoding DUF4230 domain-containing protein, with product METFFGIVIGTLASLGIVTYWRSFRKKLQTKTQSVILLEKIRTVCKLITVEGDFAEIYHYENVKERFLKLIESRKKALVVINAKAHVGYDLSKIVMESDTNRRMVILKNFPQPEVLSIETNLTYYDKKEGYFNKFKASDLTGLNADARQHILDKVPDSGLLDAARQEALEAILLIESIVETIGWKLDYSSLKLPEKSQKVIVDKEN from the coding sequence TTGGAAACATTTTTTGGAATAGTAATAGGTACTTTGGCAAGTTTAGGCATTGTCACCTATTGGCGATCATTTCGTAAAAAACTTCAAACTAAGACCCAGTCTGTAATTCTTCTTGAGAAAATTAGAACCGTTTGTAAATTGATAACTGTTGAGGGAGATTTTGCTGAGATTTACCATTATGAAAATGTGAAAGAACGTTTTCTTAAACTTATTGAAAGCCGAAAAAAGGCTTTAGTTGTAATCAATGCCAAGGCACATGTGGGCTATGATTTGTCTAAAATTGTAATGGAATCTGATACTAACCGTAGGATGGTAATATTGAAGAACTTTCCTCAACCTGAGGTTCTCAGTATTGAAACAAACTTAACGTACTACGATAAAAAAGAAGGGTACTTCAATAAGTTTAAGGCTTCAGATCTTACAGGGCTCAATGCCGATGCAAGACAACATATTTTAGATAAGGTTCCTGACAGTGGTTTGTTGGACGCCGCAAGGCAGGAAGCTTTAGAAGCTATTCTTTTAATTGAATCCATAGTGGAAACCATTGGTTGGAAATTAGATTATTCTTCGCTTAAACTACCTGAAAAATCACAAAAGGTCATTGTGGACAAAGAGAATTAG
- a CDS encoding MmcQ/YjbR family DNA-binding protein, whose translation MINADFLRDYCLRKKGVTEGFPFDGDTLVLKVMGKMFALISLEKFEEGKGSINLKCDPEYALELRETYNCITPGYHMSKVHWNTVEVQSGEISIQLITELIDHSYQKVVETLTNKLKAELEGL comes from the coding sequence ATGATTAATGCGGACTTTTTAAGGGATTATTGTTTAAGAAAAAAGGGAGTTACCGAAGGCTTCCCTTTTGACGGGGATACCCTGGTATTGAAAGTTATGGGGAAAATGTTTGCATTAATTTCCCTTGAAAAGTTTGAAGAGGGTAAAGGTTCGATAAATTTAAAATGCGATCCTGAGTATGCCTTGGAACTTCGTGAAACTTACAATTGCATTACCCCAGGTTACCACATGAGCAAAGTGCATTGGAATACAGTGGAAGTCCAATCGGGTGAAATTTCTATCCAATTGATCACTGAATTAATAGATCACTCCTATCAAAAAGTGGTAGAAACCCTCACAAATAAATTGAAAGCGGAACTCGAAGGGTTATAG
- a CDS encoding DUF885 domain-containing protein, whose translation MKQFYRPIKNVFLVLAVVVISFSCETNKKSKSNESDLIHFIETFQDHKGYDRDKYPLGLFAEEYYKNEAEFAQKLLDSLSGISAEGLSETNQISLELLRFRLQETINQFQFEAYLNPLLSDSGFHSNLNYQVGSFSNYKDVKDYLEKLKAIPVFVDQHFELLRKGMGKGIVQPRVIFKGYESTYEMHITEEYESNFFYSPFKSLPNDLTEQQKDSVLIVAQKLVDSVVVPQFKRIKEFFETEYLPNAPEIIGVSNQPNGLDYYQNRINYYTTSTQYTADDIHKIGLEEVSRIKSEMEQIISDLGFEGSFDDFFHFLRTDPQFYATSPRELLMIARDMAKRVDAQLPRYFLTLPRKPYGVAPVPDAIAPKYTGGRYVGTSKDSKEPGYYWVNTYDLPSRTLYTLPSLTVHEAVPGHHLQGALNNELGDSIPKFRRNMYLSAYGEGWGLYCEYLAEEMGMYTTPYEKFGQLTYEMWRACRLVVDTGIHAKGWTRDQVVEFMSKNTALSLHEINTETDRYISWPGQAISYKIGELKIRELRKKAEEYLGSDFDIRKFHEVILEQGTVTLPILEKRVLAYIQKANNKE comes from the coding sequence ATGAAACAATTTTACCGACCAATCAAAAATGTATTTTTAGTTCTAGCTGTAGTTGTCATTTCATTCTCCTGTGAAACGAATAAAAAGTCAAAATCAAACGAATCTGATCTTATCCATTTTATTGAAACCTTTCAGGATCATAAAGGTTATGACCGCGATAAGTATCCTCTAGGTTTATTTGCTGAGGAATATTACAAAAATGAAGCAGAATTTGCACAAAAATTGTTGGATTCACTATCTGGTATTTCTGCTGAAGGACTGTCTGAAACCAATCAAATTTCCTTGGAACTATTGAGGTTTCGGTTACAAGAAACCATCAACCAATTTCAATTTGAAGCTTACCTGAACCCCTTATTATCAGATTCTGGATTTCACAGCAACCTAAATTACCAAGTTGGTTCTTTTAGCAATTACAAAGACGTCAAAGATTATTTGGAGAAGTTGAAGGCGATTCCTGTTTTTGTGGATCAACATTTTGAGCTTCTTCGTAAAGGAATGGGAAAAGGTATTGTACAACCTCGTGTGATTTTCAAGGGGTATGAATCTACATACGAGATGCATATAACGGAAGAATATGAATCTAACTTTTTCTATTCTCCATTTAAATCCTTGCCAAACGATTTAACTGAACAACAAAAAGATTCAGTTTTAATTGTGGCCCAAAAACTTGTTGATTCTGTTGTTGTTCCACAATTTAAACGTATCAAAGAATTCTTTGAAACAGAATACCTTCCAAATGCGCCAGAGATTATTGGTGTATCAAATCAACCGAATGGTTTGGACTATTACCAAAATAGAATTAACTATTACACCACAAGTACACAGTATACGGCTGATGATATACACAAAATAGGGTTGGAGGAAGTTTCCCGTATCAAATCTGAAATGGAGCAAATAATATCTGATTTAGGGTTCGAAGGATCCTTTGATGATTTTTTCCATTTTCTCAGAACAGATCCCCAATTTTATGCTACTTCACCTAGAGAATTGTTAATGATTGCAAGGGATATGGCTAAACGAGTTGATGCCCAATTGCCGCGTTATTTTTTAACTCTTCCGCGTAAGCCTTATGGAGTTGCACCAGTGCCAGATGCCATTGCTCCAAAATATACTGGAGGAAGATATGTAGGTACAAGTAAGGATAGTAAGGAACCAGGATATTATTGGGTTAATACATACGACTTGCCGAGTAGAACGTTATATACCTTGCCTTCCTTAACGGTTCATGAAGCTGTACCTGGTCATCATTTGCAGGGTGCATTAAATAACGAGTTGGGGGATAGCATTCCTAAGTTTAGGAGGAATATGTATTTATCTGCCTATGGAGAAGGTTGGGGTTTGTATTGTGAATATTTGGCAGAGGAAATGGGTATGTATACAACCCCATATGAAAAATTTGGACAATTGACTTATGAAATGTGGAGAGCTTGCAGGCTGGTGGTCGATACGGGTATACATGCAAAGGGATGGACACGTGACCAAGTGGTTGAATTTATGTCTAAAAACACCGCATTATCCTTGCATGAAATAAATACAGAAACGGATAGATATATCTCTTGGCCTGGGCAGGCAATTTCTTATAAGATTGGAGAATTAAAGATTCGGGAGTTGCGCAAAAAAGCTGAGGAATACTTAGGTTCCGATTTTGATATACGCAAGTTTCATGAAGTAATATTAGAACAAGGAACCGTCACCCTCCCTATACTTGAAAAAAGGGTTCTTGCCTATATTCAAAAGGCAAATAACAAAGAGTAA
- a CDS encoding STAS domain-containing protein, whose amino-acid sequence MNLKITNYNNFCTVKGVLDKTHVPFFLDKLRDILFEVDSLTMSLEGLDHIDAYGMKALNQIHNEFIKYKKHLSIIGLRGNGVYRHFKKHTAA is encoded by the coding sequence ATGAATCTGAAAATTACAAATTACAACAACTTCTGTACGGTTAAGGGTGTACTCGACAAGACCCACGTACCTTTTTTCTTAGACAAATTAAGAGACATTTTATTTGAAGTAGACTCATTAACAATGAGTTTGGAAGGTTTAGACCATATTGATGCCTATGGTATGAAAGCCTTAAACCAAATTCATAATGAATTTATCAAATACAAAAAGCACTTATCTATAATAGGATTAAGAGGAAACGGGGTTTACCGCCATTTCAAGAAACATACTGCTGCTTAA
- a CDS encoding DUF4407 domain-containing protein, with the protein MLKDFFILCSGSDSEILKTCSNGEQNKYAGIGATVFFTALMAFIASGYALYTVFDNIPAAVGFGLVWGLLIFNLDRFIVSTIKKRDSFMDELLQATPRILLAIIIAVVISKPLELKIFQKEIDRVLLEQKNDLTLANKEQIAQQYNPAITNLNQEITNLQNDITTKEAEVNALYDTYITEAEGTSGTMKLGKGPVYKEKRDKHDAALAELQTLKAGNAEKIKLVEQKISDLETTYDAQVVDSQPIIDNFDGLMARVNALNELPWLPSFFIFLLFLAIETAPIFAKLISPKSEYDFKLEDSETALKTWVTQKVNERKVLLQTDSAINDKVYTDLSEEEELYNYKRKMAKELLQLQADSFMKHQKSVL; encoded by the coding sequence ATGCTTAAAGACTTTTTCATTCTTTGTTCCGGTTCTGATTCTGAAATTCTTAAAACCTGTTCCAATGGGGAACAAAACAAATACGCCGGTATAGGTGCAACGGTATTTTTTACTGCGTTGATGGCATTTATAGCTTCTGGATATGCTCTATATACTGTTTTTGACAATATACCAGCCGCTGTAGGTTTTGGATTAGTTTGGGGATTATTGATTTTTAATTTGGATCGATTTATTGTTTCCACCATAAAAAAGCGCGATAGTTTTATGGATGAGCTATTACAAGCAACTCCTAGAATTCTCCTTGCTATTATTATTGCGGTTGTAATATCCAAACCTTTAGAATTAAAGATTTTTCAAAAAGAAATCGATAGAGTCTTATTGGAACAAAAAAATGATCTTACCCTTGCCAATAAGGAACAAATTGCCCAACAATACAATCCAGCCATAACAAATCTCAATCAGGAAATTACAAATCTCCAAAATGACATAACTACAAAGGAAGCCGAAGTAAATGCCCTTTATGATACTTATATCACTGAAGCTGAAGGAACCTCTGGAACAATGAAATTGGGCAAGGGTCCTGTTTATAAAGAGAAACGTGATAAGCACGATGCCGCTTTAGCAGAACTTCAAACCTTAAAGGCTGGAAATGCAGAGAAAATTAAATTGGTCGAACAAAAAATTTCTGATTTAGAAACAACTTACGATGCCCAGGTTGTAGATTCCCAACCTATCATAGACAATTTTGATGGTTTAATGGCTAGGGTTAACGCTTTGAACGAATTGCCGTGGCTACCTTCATTCTTTATATTTCTCTTATTTCTTGCTATTGAAACTGCTCCAATTTTCGCAAAACTCATTTCACCAAAAAGTGAATATGACTTTAAATTGGAAGACTCAGAAACAGCTCTTAAAACGTGGGTAACCCAAAAGGTTAATGAGCGAAAGGTGCTATTGCAAACCGACAGCGCAATTAATGATAAAGTGTATACGGATCTTTCCGAGGAAGAGGAATTGTACAATTACAAAAGAAAAATGGCAAAGGAACTGTTACAACTCCAAGCTGATTCTTTTATGAAACATCAAAAATCTGTGCTTTAA
- a CDS encoding M56 family metallopeptidase — MNLVIYILKFSGCLVIFLFAYKFLLESTNQNTLKRFYLISILLLSATIPFISLTTYSYKDDSFVEVGKGIILNESESLSDLGSIVSIWNILTIIYLIGFFAFALRFIFNLSSILDKIRLNPKRKKHHLTYVLLNDNIAPHTFFSFIFFNKKKFETDELPMEILVHEHIHAEQLHSIDILFIELIKIIMWFNPVVYHLEKYIKLNHEFLADQGVISHGTDPIKYSNLLVNTTFQKENSQLVNSFNYSSIKKRIQIMKTRTSKKSLRLRFALALPLFAIAFYGFSTKKVIPLEYPTQSTISTQSQQEKATKEQIAEYNKIAKHYNNMPEDDIRIDKRQLERMKYLYSIMSVSQRENAEPLPVIKLPPPPPPAPSPDGLKEVIVQGYPAPKPKGEINEVIVQGYPSPKSPNRDQLEAPVPPPPPPAISPMDFVIKMAKKDGSKFFYNGKPISSDGAIKLLKNNKNLNIVSQDSKTENPKIFITNKPIVHEN; from the coding sequence ATGAATTTAGTTATCTACATTTTAAAATTTTCGGGCTGTTTGGTCATATTTCTCTTTGCCTATAAGTTTCTTCTGGAGAGTACAAATCAAAACACGTTAAAGCGTTTTTATCTTATTTCCATCTTACTGCTTTCAGCTACTATACCGTTTATTTCCCTTACTACTTACTCATATAAAGACGACTCATTTGTTGAAGTTGGTAAAGGAATCATTTTAAATGAAAGTGAGAGTTTATCTGACCTAGGTTCAATTGTTTCTATTTGGAACATCCTTACAATAATTTATTTGATTGGTTTTTTCGCTTTTGCTTTGCGATTTATATTTAACCTATCCTCGATTTTAGATAAAATCAGATTAAATCCAAAACGCAAAAAACATCATTTAACCTATGTGCTACTTAATGACAATATAGCACCACACACCTTTTTCTCCTTTATATTTTTCAATAAGAAAAAGTTTGAAACCGATGAGTTGCCAATGGAAATATTGGTTCATGAACATATCCATGCGGAACAACTCCATTCTATTGATATACTATTTATAGAGTTGATTAAAATTATAATGTGGTTCAACCCGGTGGTTTACCATTTAGAAAAATACATTAAACTGAATCATGAATTTTTAGCCGACCAAGGAGTAATCTCACATGGCACAGACCCAATAAAATACTCAAACTTACTGGTAAACACTACTTTTCAAAAAGAAAACAGTCAGTTAGTCAATTCATTTAATTATTCATCCATCAAAAAACGAATACAGATTATGAAAACACGCACCTCCAAAAAGTCCTTAAGATTGAGATTTGCATTGGCATTACCTCTCTTTGCAATCGCATTTTACGGATTTAGTACCAAAAAGGTTATTCCATTGGAATACCCTACCCAATCCACAATTTCGACACAAAGCCAACAGGAGAAGGCAACGAAGGAACAAATTGCAGAATATAATAAAATTGCCAAGCATTATAACAATATGCCAGAGGATGATATAAGGATAGACAAACGGCAATTGGAGCGCATGAAGTATCTATATAGCATCATGTCGGTGTCCCAGAGGGAAAATGCAGAGCCATTACCAGTTATAAAATTACCGCCACCGCCACCACCAGCTCCGAGTCCTGATGGGTTGAAAGAGGTTATCGTACAGGGATATCCCGCACCTAAACCTAAGGGTGAGATTAATGAAGTAATCGTTCAAGGATACCCAAGTCCTAAATCGCCAAATAGGGACCAATTAGAGGCACCGGTTCCACCACCACCTCCGCCTGCAATTTCCCCTATGGATTTTGTTATAAAAATGGCCAAAAAAGATGGATCGAAATTTTTCTATAATGGAAAACCAATTTCATCAGACGGAGCAATAAAGCTACTAAAGAATAACAAGAACTTAAATATTGTTTCTCAAGACAGCAAAACAGAGAACCCCAAAATATTTATTACTAACAAGCCCATCGTACATGAAAATTAA
- a CDS encoding BlaI/MecI/CopY family transcriptional regulator encodes MQLSNSEEELMNHLWRLEKAFMKDLLEAYSDPKPAPTTLATLLKRMKDKGYIGYNIYGNSREYFPLIKKKDYFSKHVNSLIKNFFNDSASQFASFFTKATDLSKKELEELKAIIDSEIEKK; translated from the coding sequence ATGCAATTATCAAATTCAGAAGAAGAATTAATGAACCATTTATGGAGGTTAGAAAAAGCTTTCATGAAAGATTTATTGGAGGCATATAGCGATCCTAAACCTGCGCCCACTACCCTAGCGACCTTATTGAAACGCATGAAGGATAAAGGCTATATCGGTTACAATATCTATGGAAATTCACGTGAATATTTCCCTTTGATAAAGAAGAAAGATTATTTCTCTAAGCACGTAAATAGCCTTATCAAAAACTTCTTTAATGATAGTGCCAGCCAATTTGCATCATTTTTTACCAAAGCGACCGATTTAAGTAAAAAGGAATTAGAAGAGCTCAAGGCAATTATAGATTCAGAAATCGAAAAGAAATGA
- a CDS encoding dipeptidase codes for MDQIKSFIDQHQDRFIQELIQLLKIPSISADSKFKGDVINAAEEVKLRLEEAGCTFVEICGTEGHPIVYGEKIISPDFPTVLVYGHYDVQPPDPLDLWDSPPFKPVIKKTETHPEGAIYARGACDDKGQFYMHVKAMEFMSKTDNLPCNVKFMIEGEEEVGSEHLGEFVRNNREKLQNDVILISDTGMIGKDIPSITTGLRGLSYVEVEVTGPNRDLHSGLYGGAVANPINILAKMIADLHDENNHITIPGFYDKVETLSDEERSKMAEAPFSLERYKKALDIEDVFGEKGYSTNERNSIRPTLDVNGIWGGYTGEGAKTVIPSKAFAKISMRLVPHQDWKEITKLFTKHFESLAPKGVKVKVSPHHGGQGYVTPIDTIGYQAASKAYEKSFGKTPIPYRSGGSIPIVSLFEEELHSKTILMGFGLDTDAIHSPNEHFGIHNFLKGIETIPWFYKYFTELSK; via the coding sequence ATGGATCAAATAAAAAGCTTTATAGATCAGCACCAAGATCGATTTATCCAAGAATTAATTCAACTTCTCAAAATTCCGTCCATTAGTGCGGATTCCAAATTTAAAGGCGACGTTATCAATGCAGCAGAGGAAGTTAAACTTCGTTTAGAAGAGGCTGGCTGCACGTTTGTAGAAATTTGTGGAACAGAAGGCCATCCTATTGTTTATGGTGAGAAAATTATAAGTCCAGATTTCCCAACGGTACTAGTATATGGACATTATGATGTTCAACCACCAGATCCATTAGACCTTTGGGATTCCCCCCCTTTTAAACCTGTAATAAAGAAAACAGAAACGCATCCTGAAGGCGCTATTTATGCAAGAGGGGCATGCGATGATAAAGGCCAATTTTATATGCATGTAAAGGCAATGGAGTTTATGTCTAAAACAGACAACCTTCCATGCAATGTAAAGTTTATGATTGAAGGTGAAGAAGAGGTAGGTAGCGAACACCTTGGTGAATTTGTTAGAAATAACCGAGAAAAACTTCAAAATGATGTCATCCTAATTAGCGATACCGGAATGATTGGAAAGGACATCCCTTCTATTACTACCGGCTTAAGAGGTTTAAGCTATGTTGAGGTTGAAGTTACTGGTCCTAATCGAGATTTACATTCTGGATTATACGGTGGTGCAGTTGCTAACCCTATAAATATTTTGGCAAAAATGATTGCCGACTTACACGACGAAAATAACCATATTACCATTCCAGGATTTTATGATAAGGTTGAGACCCTTTCTGACGAAGAACGATCTAAAATGGCCGAAGCGCCATTTTCATTAGAAAGGTACAAGAAGGCATTGGATATTGAAGATGTTTTTGGAGAAAAGGGCTATTCCACAAATGAGCGAAATTCTATTCGACCAACTTTAGATGTCAATGGCATTTGGGGTGGTTATACTGGTGAAGGTGCTAAAACAGTGATCCCGAGTAAAGCCTTTGCTAAAATTTCAATGCGCTTGGTACCTCACCAAGACTGGAAAGAAATCACAAAACTATTTACCAAACATTTCGAATCTCTGGCTCCCAAAGGGGTTAAAGTTAAAGTGTCACCACATCATGGCGGACAAGGTTATGTAACCCCTATTGATACTATTGGTTATCAGGCAGCTTCAAAGGCCTATGAAAAGTCTTTTGGCAAAACTCCTATTCCATATCGTAGCGGAGGTAGTATTCCGATAGTTTCCCTGTTTGAGGAAGAATTACACAGCAAGACCATACTTATGGGATTCGGATTAGATACCGATGCAATTCATTCCCCAAATGAACATTTTGGGATTCACAATTTTTTGAAGGGGATAGAAACAATTCCGTGGTTCTATAAATACTTTACTGAACTCTCTAAATAA
- a CDS encoding RNA polymerase sigma factor: MNTNDFKTKVFSLSEKIFPMCARLLGNTTQAEDAIQEIMLKLWKKRRQFENHPNIEGYVFLTARNFCLDKLKKNRLKIVQDAPFQNISGTNSQQDAMELQELNEIVKKILKQLPEQQRDVLMLRDIDGYEYSEISEILNLKIEHVRVLAARARKHVGLELEKTYCYERGQY; the protein is encoded by the coding sequence ATGAACACAAACGATTTTAAGACAAAGGTCTTTTCGCTTTCAGAGAAAATTTTTCCAATGTGTGCTCGCCTTCTGGGTAATACCACCCAAGCTGAGGATGCGATCCAAGAAATTATGCTCAAATTATGGAAAAAGAGGAGACAATTTGAAAATCATCCAAACATTGAAGGTTATGTCTTTCTTACGGCCAGGAACTTTTGTTTAGACAAGCTTAAAAAGAATAGGTTGAAAATTGTGCAAGATGCTCCCTTCCAGAACATTTCTGGAACTAATAGTCAACAAGATGCTATGGAATTGCAGGAATTGAACGAGATTGTCAAGAAGATACTTAAACAATTGCCAGAACAACAGAGAGATGTATTAATGCTAAGGGATATAGATGGATATGAATATTCAGAAATATCAGAAATATTGAATTTGAAAATTGAACATGTTAGGGTATTGGCTGCAAGGGCAAGAAAACATGTAGGATTAGAATTAGAAAAAACATATTGTTATGAAAGAGGACAATATTAA
- a CDS encoding TonB-dependent receptor plug domain-containing protein — protein sequence MNKLLITALLLMASISLNHAQVKEKQEELVKPDKQEQLGIMIKSDAKPDVYVDGKKFEFNVELIDKNIIESVNVVKGEQAIKEYNAPNGVILITTKFKADNNDTKIRIRGTGIKDGDSSPLIIVDGKVAEKDYLQKLSPEDIESINVLKGEKAMEEYKSPNGVVIIKTKKGDKKKG from the coding sequence ATGAATAAACTCTTAATTACTGCACTATTATTAATGGCATCGATATCCTTGAACCATGCACAGGTTAAAGAGAAACAAGAAGAACTTGTTAAACCGGACAAACAGGAGCAATTAGGTATAATGATTAAAAGTGATGCAAAACCAGACGTTTATGTTGATGGGAAGAAATTCGAATTTAATGTCGAGTTAATTGACAAAAATATAATCGAGTCTGTAAATGTCGTTAAAGGTGAGCAGGCTATAAAAGAATATAATGCGCCAAATGGTGTTATTTTAATAACAACCAAGTTTAAGGCAGATAATAATGATACTAAGATTCGTATTAGGGGTACAGGGATTAAAGATGGAGACAGTTCCCCATTGATAATTGTAGACGGCAAAGTAGCTGAGAAAGATTACCTCCAAAAATTATCTCCCGAGGATATTGAAAGTATTAATGTATTGAAGGGTGAGAAGGCTATGGAAGAGTATAAATCGCCTAATGGAGTTGTGATTATAAAAACCAAAAAAGGAGATAAGAAAAAAGGTTAG